In one window of Solanum pennellii chromosome 2, SPENNV200 DNA:
- the LOC107011047 gene encoding UBP1-associated protein 2C-like: protein MDLSKKRKADENGGAYPVKTELVTTAAAPPALAVLSPEDIDKILETFTKDQCVSILRNAALRYPDVLEGLRAVADADVSNRKLFVRGLGWETTTDKLRQVFSEFGELDEAVVITDKASSRSKGYGFVTFKHVDAAILSLKVPNKIIDGRVTVTQLAAAGNSGNSQSSDVALRKIYVGNVPFEISSEKLLNHFSMYGEIEEGPLGFDKQTGKAKGFAFFVYKTEDGARASLVDPVKTVEGHQVLCKLATDNKKGKPQNMGHGGAPGMNAGPAGMPGDDRVGSMPGSNYGVPVSGMGPYSGFSGGPGPGMQQPPPQPGMVAHQNPHLNSAIGGPGYGNQGPGSFTGGAGGYAGAGGYAGAGGYGGNSGDYGGYRMPQSSAGMPSSGGFPDGGSYGLQSAYPTQVPQPGAGSRVPPGGMYQGMPPYY, encoded by the coding sequence ATGGATCTATCAAAGAAACGCAAAGCTGATGAGAACGGCGGTGCTTATCCTGTAAAAACTGAACTCGTCACAACTGCCGCCGCCCCACCGGCACTTGCTGTTCTTTCCCCGGAAGACATTGACAAAATTCTTGAAACGTTCACCAAGGACCAGTGCGTTTCAATTCTCCGTAACGCCGCCCTGCGCTATCCTGATGTTCTCGAAGGTTTACGTGCTGTCGCTGACGCCGACGTATCTAACCGCAAGCTTTTCGTTCGTGGTCTTGGGTGGGAGACCACCACTGACAAACTCAGACAGgttttttctgagtttggagaaCTTGATGAGGCTGTTGTTATAACTGATAAGGCGTCTTCCAGATCTAAGGGGTATGGTTTTGTAACTTTCAAGCATGTTGATGCTGCTATTCTTTCTTTAAAGGTGCCCAACAAGATAATTGATGGACGTGTTACCGTCACACAGCTTGCTGCTGCGGGTAATTCTGGGAATTCTCAGTCTTCTGATGTTGCGCTTAGGAAGATCTATGTTGGTAATGTCCCATTTGAAATTTCGTCTGAAAAGCTTTTGAATCACTTTTCCATGTATGGAGAGATTGAAGAGGGGCCTTTGGGATTTGATAAACAAACTGGAAAAGCGAAAGGATTTGCTTTTTTTGTCTACAAGACTGAGGATGGAGCTAGGGCATCGTTAGTTGATCCCGTGAAGACAGTAGAAGGACATCAGGTCTTGTGTAAATTGGCAACCGATAATAAGAAGGGGAAGCCGCAGAATATGGGGCACGGGGGTGCCCCTGGAATGAATGCTGGACCTGCAGGAATGCCTGGTGATGATAGGGTTGGATCCATGCCTGGTTCCAATTATGGTGTTCCTGTAAGCGGTATGGGTCCATATTCAGGGTTTTCAGGTGGGCCTGGTCCAGGAATGCAGCAGCCACCACCTCAGCCTGGGATGGTGGCACATCAGAATCCACATCTGAATTCAGCTATTGGCGGGCCTGGATATGGAAACCAAGGACCGGGATCCTTTACAGGTGGTGCTGGTGGATATGCTGGCGCCGGTGGATATGCTGGCGCTGGTGGGTATGGTGGTAATTCTGGGGATTATGGTGGGTACAGGATGCCTCAAAGCTCTGCTGGAATGCCCAGTTCAGGAGGTTTTCCAGATGGTGGTAGTTATGGTTTACAGTCGGCTTATCCGACACAGGTACCACAACCAGGAGCTGGGTCAAGAGTTCCACCAGGTGGGATGTACCAGGGCATGCCTCCATACTACTGA
- the LOC107009785 gene encoding uncharacterized protein LOC107009785 encodes MNITILLRHSGIWESEVKYNQYKSDGIVVGENISYMNLISAIATELNIDELKKNIIIRYIVEGNSSPMIIRNDMGVKLFIEIKKQEVGFSMYPLCIDTNDKSTEELQIFDSSSGAIMCIEGGQRDANALNVVESNIGDSCYIPEMEKENYISDTNISNVETKQLYKDKATLVAVMMKYKIKTSFNFRVKRSDTKSYVLECYSENCCWKLKASVRKNTDIFKVRYFNSEHTCPLRDRVLSKVQATVGFIGAFTAPKLVNHKRKHTPNDIIDDVREMYGVEISYQQAWRAKERALELIRGNPADAYKNMPRYIHMLGTVYPNSYIRMHKSEKNEFMYLFIALRPLMRGFEFCRPVVVVDGSHLSGAYKGTFVSASTLDGAGCILPLAYGIVDTENDCSWTWFFTQFKNAFGEREKMCVVSDRNESIIKSVSIVYPNVPHFACIWHLWKNVCTYYKRSKNTLSDLFYSMAKAYRKKDFEKLMAKVEKVDGRVKKYLEEAGYERWSRSHATVNRGRMMTSNIAECINGCLVDARQLPVLDFLEEARILFGSWNCKNREIASYTKKTLGRKFEEILIINASKCSKMKVVASSEFIFSVYEGGIRYIVCLERKKCSCGRFQHDEIPCAHAMAVLKKKNIKDVHPYCSDYYKPDALANTYAVPMEPMPDKSDWIVPESVLEEVVLPPRYKKMPGRPRKKRKKNADEKLSGNTNCCGRCGQEGHNRRTCTFFPKDS; translated from the exons ATGAATATTACGATATTGCTAAGGCATTCAGGAATATGGGAGAGTGAGGTTAAATACAATCAGTACAAAAGTGATGGGATAGTggttggagaaaatatttcatatatgaatCTAATCTCAGCAATTGCTACTGaattaaatattgatgaattgaaaaaaaatattattatccgATATATTGTAGAGGGCAATTCTTCTCCGATGATAATTAGGAATGATATGGGTGTGAAGCTGTTTATAGAAATAAAGAAGCAAGAGGTTGGATTCAGTATGTATCCGCTTTGCATCGATACAAATGATAAAAGTACAGAGGAGTTACAAATTTTTGATTCAAGCAGTGGTGCAATTATGTGTATTGAAGGTGGACAAAGAGACGCTAATGCTCTAAACGTTGTTGAATCAAACATTGGTGATTCTTGTTACATACCCGAGATggagaaagaaaattatatatcggatacaaatatatcaaatgTGGAGACGAAACAATTGTACAAGGATAAAGCAACTCTTGTGGCTGTAATgatgaaatacaaaattaaaactagCTTCAATTTTAGAGTCAAACGGTCAGATACAAAAAG CTATGTTTTAGAGTGTTATTCGGAGAATTGTTGTTGGAAATTAAAGGCGTCTGTTAGGAAAAACACTGATATATTCAAAGTAAGATACTTCAACAGTGAGCATACATGTCCATTAAGGGATAGGGTATTAAGTAAAGTACAAGCTACTGTTGGATTTATTGGTGCTTTTACAGCTCCAAAATTGGTAAATCATAAGCGAAAACATACTCCAaatgatataattgatgatgTTAGGGAAATGTATGGTGTTGAGATTTCTTACCAGCAAGCATGGCGTGCTAAAGAACGTGCACTAGAGTTGATAAGGGGCAATCCTGCAGATGCATATAAAAATATGCCAAGATACATACATATGTTGGGAACGGTGTATCCAAATTCTTATATACGGATgcacaaatcagaaaaaaatgaatttatgtatCTATTCATTGCTTTAAGGCCTTTGATGAGAGGGTTTGAGTTCTGTAGgcctgttgttgttgttgatggttCACATCTTAGTGGAGCTTACAAAGGGACGTTTGTATCCGCAAGTACTCTTGATGGGGCAG GTTGCATATTACCATTAGCTTACGGGATCGTCGATACGGAAAATGATTGTTCATGGACATGGTTCTTCACACAGTTCAAAAATGCATTTggtgagagagaaaaaatgtgTGTTGTTTCTGATAGAAACGAAAGCATAATTAAGAGTGTTAGTATAGTTTATCCAAATGTTCCACATTTTGCATGCATATGGCACTTGTGGAAAAATGTTTGTACATACTACAAGAGAAGTAAAAACACTCTAAGTGATCTGTTTTATTCGATGGCTAAGGCTTATCGGAAAAaggattttgaaaaattgatggCTAAAGTGGAAAAAGTAGATGGCAGAGTTAAAAAGTATCTTGAAGAGGCTGGCTATGAAAGGTGGTCTAGATCTCATGCAACCGTGAATAGGGGTAGAATGATGACATCTAACATTGCGGAATGTATCAATGGTTGTCTTGTTGATGCACGGCAATTACCTGTTTTGGACTTTTTGGAAGAAGCCAGAATTCTATTTGGTTCTTGGAACtgcaaaaatagagaaatagcATCTTATACAAAGAAAACATTAGGGAGGAAATTTGAAGAGATATTGATTATAAATGCGTCCAAATGTTCGAAAATGAAG GTTGTTGCATCTTCAGAATTCATTTTTTCAGTTTATGAAGGTGGTATAAGATACATCGTTTGCCTTGAGAGAAAGAAATGTTCTTGTGGTAGATTTCAGCATGATGAAATACCTTGTGCGCATGCAATGGCTGttctgaagaagaagaatatcaaAGATGTACACCCATACTGTTCTGATTACTATAAACCTGATGCATTAGCAAACACCTATGCAGTTCCAATGGAACCAATGCCGGACAAAAGTGATTGGATAGTTCCGGAAAGTGTTTTGGAAGAAGTTGTATTGCCACCAAGATACAAAAAAATGCCTGGTAgaccaagaaaaaaaagaaagaaaaatgcagATGAAAAGCTAAGCGGAAACACAAATTGTTGTGGACGATGTGGACAAGAAGGTCACAATAGAAGAACATGTACTTTCTTTCCAAAAGATTCATAA